One Gimesia aquarii DNA segment encodes these proteins:
- a CDS encoding carboxypeptidase-like regulatory domain-containing protein: MSVRALFITSICIFLCGCTGRTGEDRKPVYKVSGTVSLSGAPVAGANVTFVSKEKQPVAYGRTNATGLYELMTYSPGDGAAAGRYSVLVNKYVGNATETSGSDAAHGADPTKNYDSNSGHDARATKKTENAIPAKYAKVDTTPLSVMVEAGGDNKFDLEIK; this comes from the coding sequence ATGAGCGTACGGGCTTTATTTATCACATCTATTTGTATCTTCTTATGCGGGTGTACCGGTAGGACTGGAGAGGACAGAAAGCCTGTCTATAAAGTGTCCGGGACTGTCAGTTTATCGGGGGCTCCCGTAGCTGGGGCAAACGTCACTTTTGTCTCAAAAGAAAAACAACCTGTTGCCTATGGACGAACAAACGCCACAGGCTTGTATGAATTGATGACTTATTCTCCAGGCGATGGTGCGGCCGCTGGCAGATATTCTGTGCTCGTCAACAAATATGTAGGAAATGCAACTGAAACCAGTGGATCCGATGCCGCACATGGTGCCGATCCGACAAAGAATTATGATTCAAACAGCGGCCACGATGCGCGGGCAACGAAGAAGACTGAGAATGCAATTCCGGCAAAATATGCGAAAGTGGATACCACACCGTTGTCGGTAATGGTTGAAGCCGGTGGAGACAACAAGTTCGATCTTGAAATTAAGTAG